One genomic window of Dehalococcoidia bacterium includes the following:
- a CDS encoding aldolase/citrate lyase family protein, whose amino-acid sequence MIYNKILENIKSNKTAVGLNININSPHLVEFFGSMGFDWVFIDCEHGSMSDSEAENMIRAAELYDMASVVRVAANEPYLILKMLDAGARGIVVPHIDNKDEAIKARNAAKYPPLGLRGSNYGTGRNNKYGSLINDTEEYYKFANNNTILFALIESKEAVENIDEILSVDGIDATWLGPSDMALSMGLPGKNQVQKYLDIVVKKTIEKGKISAATHSGPDQFDEYEHFHKLGSKVLSITSLSLMKQAAINWQKNIRKLD is encoded by the coding sequence ATGATTTACAACAAGATTCTTGAAAATATTAAATCTAATAAAACAGCTGTTGGATTAAATATAAATATAAACTCACCTCATTTAGTTGAGTTTTTTGGATCAATGGGATTTGATTGGGTTTTTATAGATTGTGAGCATGGATCCATGTCAGATTCAGAGGCTGAAAATATGATCAGAGCTGCAGAATTATATGATATGGCTTCAGTTGTTAGAGTTGCAGCTAATGAACCATATTTGATACTAAAAATGCTTGATGCTGGTGCTAGAGGAATTGTTGTACCTCATATTGATAATAAAGATGAGGCCATAAAAGCTAGAAATGCTGCTAAATATCCTCCTTTAGGATTAAGAGGATCAAATTATGGAACAGGAAGAAACAATAAGTACGGATCACTTATTAATGATACTGAAGAGTATTACAAGTTTGCTAATAACAATACTATTTTATTTGCTCTAATAGAATCTAAAGAGGCTGTAGAAAATATTGATGAAATTTTATCTGTTGATGGAATTGATGCTACTTGGCTTGGTCCATCAGATATGGCATTATCAATGGGCTTACCTGGTAAAAATCAAGTACAAAAATACTTAGATATCGTTGTAAAAAAGACTATAGAAAAAGGAAAGATTTCGGCAGCTACACATTCAGGACCTGATCAATTTGATGAATATGAACATTTTCATAAATTAGGATCGAAAGTTTTATCAATTACTTCTCTTTCATTAATGAAACAGGCTGCAATAAATTGGCAAAAAAACATAAGAAAATTAGATTAA
- a CDS encoding ABC transporter permease — MKIYLIIASSTIKMYFRRTQSLFWTLFFPVVMMIGLGFFGFGEYEKPKLGIIDRANNTTSKEFINNLQQKQYIEIDQNIEENYEENLLEHLTDSVLIIPENFGSSNNKIEIYYEKSNSELAYSFQDTSLFLLQNLQDNNFTVEILEKKFEHENQGYKGFLVPGIVALAIMQSGILGVVFTIINYKSQGVLKRLQAAPINPGHFLIGQLISRLLILTIQTVVLFIIGVLILDINIALGNIYAWINIGIFSILGSILFLFIGLAISGASPNEDYAAPFANLITFPMMFLSGVFFDNELLPDWISNITEFLPLTPLVESLRESALYGTNTFELLPELITILAWIMVAFGVGVKTFKWE, encoded by the coding sequence ATGAAAATATATCTGATTATTGCTTCATCAACCATAAAAATGTATTTCAGAAGAACTCAAAGTCTTTTCTGGACTCTATTTTTTCCTGTTGTAATGATGATTGGACTTGGATTTTTTGGTTTTGGAGAATATGAAAAACCTAAACTAGGAATAATCGATCGTGCAAATAACACAACATCTAAAGAATTTATAAACAACTTACAACAAAAACAATACATTGAAATAGATCAAAATATTGAGGAAAACTATGAAGAAAATTTATTAGAGCACTTAACAGATTCGGTTCTTATTATTCCAGAAAATTTTGGGTCAAGTAATAATAAAATCGAAATATATTATGAGAAATCTAATTCAGAATTAGCCTATTCTTTTCAAGATACCTCTTTATTTTTACTGCAAAATTTACAAGATAATAATTTTACAGTCGAAATTTTAGAAAAAAAATTTGAACATGAAAATCAAGGTTACAAAGGTTTTCTAGTACCTGGAATAGTTGCCTTAGCTATAATGCAAAGTGGTATTTTAGGAGTAGTTTTCACAATAATAAATTATAAAAGCCAAGGTGTCCTAAAACGATTACAAGCTGCCCCAATAAATCCAGGGCATTTTCTGATAGGTCAATTGATAAGCAGACTTTTGATACTAACAATACAAACTGTAGTTTTATTTATAATAGGTGTATTAATATTGGATATAAATATAGCTCTTGGTAATATTTATGCATGGATTAATATTGGCATTTTTTCAATTCTTGGATCCATCTTATTTTTATTTATTGGTCTAGCCATTTCTGGAGCTTCTCCTAATGAGGATTATGCTGCGCCATTTGCTAACTTAATAACTTTTCCAATGATGTTTTTGTCAGGAGTTTTTTTTGATAACGAGCTTCTTCCTGATTGGATATCTAATATTACAGAATTCCTACCATTAACTCCATTAGTAGAATCTTTAAGAGAATCAGCACTTTACGGAACCAATACTTTTGAATTACTTCCAGAACTTATCACCATATTAGCTTGGATAATGGTTGCGTTTGGTGTGGGAGTTAAGACATTTAAGTGGGAATGA
- a CDS encoding NAD(P)-dependent oxidoreductase, translating into MKILILGGTGMLGPWVVKALKDKHEILLTDISEPPKSYNGNFKKLSVDDIDGVVKASEGMDCIVNLSVLRTDRKLAFDVSTKGNFSMMEAARINNIKRVINTGPHFQLVGQSYEEWDYDLNPDMPPQPGTRLYAISKYLGQEICKRYSQQFGIQLITLLYYNMRHHLDLTTPDFEPAKLHQDMTPFTTSWIDCGEAVRCAVEVSNDKLLSKQETFFISPQIPHNKFNSEKTYRVLGWTPRYNLERLWNKKIVESSEHTEDYY; encoded by the coding sequence ATGAAAATTTTAATTCTTGGTGGCACAGGTATGCTAGGTCCATGGGTAGTTAAAGCTCTAAAAGATAAACACGAAATTTTACTTACAGATATAAGCGAGCCTCCAAAATCTTATAATGGTAATTTCAAAAAATTAAGTGTTGATGATATTGATGGAGTAGTTAAAGCTTCCGAAGGCATGGATTGTATAGTAAATTTATCTGTTTTAAGAACTGATAGAAAGCTTGCTTTTGATGTATCAACTAAAGGGAACTTCTCAATGATGGAAGCTGCTAGGATTAATAATATAAAAAGGGTTATAAACACAGGCCCTCATTTTCAGCTTGTAGGACAATCTTATGAAGAGTGGGACTATGACCTAAATCCTGATATGCCACCACAGCCTGGTACTAGATTATACGCAATTAGTAAGTACCTTGGACAAGAAATATGTAAAAGATATTCTCAACAATTTGGAATACAATTGATCACTCTTCTTTATTACAATATGCGACATCACCTGGATCTAACTACTCCAGATTTTGAACCAGCAAAACTTCATCAAGATATGACTCCTTTCACAACTTCTTGGATAGATTGCGGGGAAGCAGTCAGATGTGCTGTTGAGGTTTCGAATGATAAGTTATTATCAAAGCAAGAAACCTTTTTCATATCACCACAAATTCCTCACAACAAATTTAATAGTGAAAAAACTTACAGAGTATTGGGTTGGACTCCGAGATATAACCTAGAAAGACTTTGGAATAAAAAAATTGTAGAATCAAGTGAGCATACAGAAGATTACTATTAG
- a CDS encoding mandelate racemase/muconate lactonizing enzyme family protein, with the protein MKITDIKIYAAEYAQTSKSLTNKKWVFIKVETNEGIHGWGEVGSSVNVSEEFMATAIREVSPQLIGENPMDIDRLWNKIYRMFSYMGSRGFTTSLTAGFDIALWDIKGKVSGLPVYDLLGGSYRDPVRLYCNAWFTGCNTPEDYARAAKSNVVDNGHNACKLDPFLEMTQYHTMYQDGFISQEGEQLGYDIVEAVREVVGPDIEILIDAHGHYNVPNAIRISNNLFERFNIAWFEEPVPPEGINALRQVKESTNAPICVGERLYTRADFIPILENNLADFIMPDTVWTGGISEIKKIATMAEAYYIPIAPHVIPGGPIELISAAHVVTSVPNFYKLEHSHTFIPEHNNLLVEPYKIEDGHIHLNNKPGLGFELDEEKLEKLG; encoded by the coding sequence ATGAAGATAACTGATATAAAAATTTATGCTGCTGAATATGCTCAAACATCAAAAAGTCTTACTAATAAAAAATGGGTTTTTATTAAAGTTGAAACCAATGAAGGAATACATGGATGGGGGGAAGTTGGATCTTCTGTAAATGTATCTGAAGAATTTATGGCAACTGCTATCCGTGAAGTTTCTCCACAATTAATTGGAGAAAACCCTATGGATATAGATAGATTGTGGAACAAAATATATAGAATGTTTTCTTATATGGGATCAAGAGGTTTTACTACTTCCCTTACTGCAGGCTTTGATATTGCATTATGGGATATCAAAGGAAAAGTTTCTGGTTTGCCAGTCTATGATCTATTAGGAGGAAGCTACAGAGATCCAGTAAGGCTATATTGTAATGCATGGTTTACGGGTTGTAATACTCCTGAAGATTATGCCCGAGCTGCCAAATCAAATGTGGTAGATAATGGCCATAATGCATGTAAACTTGATCCATTTTTAGAAATGACTCAATATCATACAATGTACCAAGATGGATTTATATCTCAAGAAGGGGAGCAACTAGGATATGACATCGTAGAAGCAGTAAGAGAAGTTGTTGGGCCTGATATTGAAATATTGATTGATGCTCATGGTCACTATAATGTTCCTAACGCTATTAGAATTTCTAATAATTTATTTGAAAGATTTAATATTGCTTGGTTTGAAGAGCCAGTCCCACCTGAAGGAATAAATGCTTTAAGACAAGTAAAAGAGAGTACCAATGCTCCAATCTGTGTTGGTGAACGTCTCTACACTAGAGCAGATTTTATTCCTATTCTAGAAAATAATTTAGCAGATTTTATTATGCCTGATACTGTTTGGACTGGAGGTATATCAGAAATAAAGAAAATAGCTACTATGGCAGAGGCTTATTATATACCAATAGCTCCTCATGTAATTCCGGGTGGCCCTATTGAATTGATATCTGCTGCTCATGTTGTAACTTCTGTTCCTAATTTTTATAAACTAGAACATTCACATACATTTATACCTGAACATAATAATTTATTAGTAGAACCATATAAAATAGAAGATGGTCATATTCACCTTAATAATAAACCTGGTTTAGGCTTTGAACTAGACGAAGAAAAATTAGAGAAATTAGGATAA
- a CDS encoding ATP-binding cassette domain-containing protein, translating into MLNIIEVENLVKKYDKFIAVKGIDFTVKQGEIFGLLGPNGAGKTTTVEILEGLRKATSGIASIDGIDVSKNSKGVKKIIGVQLQECSFFDKLTLYEIIEMFSVLYSTNSDINSILEKVGLLEKKNSYYKPLSGGQKQRLSIAVALVNNPKVLFLDEPTTGLDPQARRNMWELISEIKKDGKTIILTTHYMEEAEILCDRVAIIDSGKIVKIDSPKNLISELLNSGFVTEKRYQEATLEDVFLDLTGKSLREY; encoded by the coding sequence ATTTTGAACATTATAGAAGTTGAAAATCTAGTAAAAAAATATGATAAATTTATTGCAGTAAAGGGTATAGATTTTACAGTTAAACAAGGTGAAATATTTGGCCTTCTGGGTCCTAATGGTGCTGGAAAAACTACAACTGTTGAGATACTAGAAGGACTTAGAAAAGCAACTTCAGGAATTGCAAGTATAGACGGAATCGATGTTTCAAAAAATTCTAAGGGTGTAAAAAAAATAATTGGTGTTCAACTTCAAGAATGTTCTTTTTTTGATAAGTTAACGCTATATGAAATAATTGAAATGTTTTCTGTGCTTTATTCAACAAATTCAGATATAAATTCAATACTAGAAAAAGTTGGGTTATTAGAAAAGAAAAACTCATACTATAAACCCTTATCAGGTGGTCAAAAACAAAGATTATCTATTGCAGTTGCTTTAGTTAACAACCCAAAAGTATTATTTTTAGATGAACCAACAACTGGTCTAGATCCACAAGCCAGAAGAAATATGTGGGAATTAATAAGTGAAATAAAAAAAGATGGTAAAACCATAATTCTTACAACGCATTATATGGAAGAGGCAGAAATTCTTTGTGACAGAGTAGCAATTATAGATTCAGGAAAAATTGTCAAAATAGACTCTCCAAAAAATTTAATATCAGAACTCTTAAATTCTGGATTTGTAACAGAAAAAAGATATCAAGAAGCTACACTTGAGGATGTTTTTCTTGACCTTACAGGCAAAAGCTTAAGGGAATATTAA
- a CDS encoding amidohydrolase family protein: MPYGGNDWLDLNQEESIEPELPICDPHHHFWDLRSERTPYGKYLLNELLSDFKDHNIKSTVFIEARAMYNINLEKSYQSVGEVEFVQGLSAASASGIYGNSRAAAAIIGHANLNLGSKVKPILESLVAASPNRFRGIRHIVAKDDDPKVVMRQVYDLKEQMTTKNFIEGAKVLADMGLTFDSWMYFHQLPELLNLAKKVPELEIVLDHVGGLLQVGRYSTIKKEVKEIWKKNISDLSECPNVKIKLGGLGMPIFGYDWHERDIPIGSDDLAFDMAPILDFCIEKFTPERGMFESNFPVDKVSFSYNILYNAFKKYSKDFSKSERAAMFHDNAVKFYKI; this comes from the coding sequence ATGCCATATGGTGGAAATGATTGGTTAGATTTAAATCAAGAAGAGAGTATTGAACCAGAATTACCTATTTGTGATCCACATCATCATTTTTGGGACTTGAGAAGTGAAAGAACACCATATGGAAAATATTTACTTAATGAATTATTAAGTGATTTCAAAGATCATAATATTAAATCAACTGTATTTATTGAGGCTAGAGCTATGTACAACATAAATCTAGAAAAAAGTTATCAATCTGTTGGAGAAGTAGAATTTGTTCAAGGATTATCTGCTGCTAGTGCTAGTGGTATATATGGTAATAGTAGAGCAGCTGCAGCAATAATTGGTCATGCAAATCTAAATCTTGGCTCAAAAGTAAAACCAATTTTAGAATCTTTAGTCGCAGCAAGCCCAAATAGATTTAGAGGTATAAGGCATATTGTTGCAAAAGATGATGATCCTAAAGTTGTTATGAGACAGGTTTATGACCTAAAAGAACAAATGACTACAAAAAATTTTATCGAAGGTGCAAAAGTTTTAGCTGATATGGGACTAACTTTTGATTCATGGATGTATTTTCATCAATTACCAGAGCTACTTAATTTAGCAAAAAAGGTTCCTGAATTAGAAATCGTATTAGATCATGTAGGCGGATTACTTCAAGTAGGCAGATATTCAACTATAAAAAAAGAAGTTAAAGAAATTTGGAAAAAAAATATTTCAGATTTATCTGAATGCCCAAATGTAAAAATTAAGTTAGGTGGTTTAGGTATGCCTATATTTGGATATGATTGGCATGAAAGAGATATTCCAATTGGTTCAGATGATTTAGCATTTGACATGGCTCCAATTTTAGATTTCTGTATTGAAAAATTCACTCCAGAAAGAGGGATGTTTGAGAGTAATTTTCCTGTAGATAAGGTTTCTTTTAGTTATAATATTTTATATAACGCTTTCAAAAAATACTCTAAAGATTTTAGCAAATCTGAAAGGGCTGCAATGTTTCATGATAATGCGGTTAAGTTTTATAAAATATAG